In Chitinophagaceae bacterium, the genomic window TTTATAGATGCCTTGCAGGTAGCGGGAAAAATGGGAAAGACCAATGTGATCACTACGAACTTCAGTTGGAATGACCGGTATAATATATGGAGCGGATTAATCGGTGGATTTTTTCTCTCACTTTCTTATTTCGGTACCGATCAATCGCAAGTTGGGCGTTACCTTTCGGGAAAATCAATCGGACAAAGCCGTCTTGGTTTACTGATGAACGGAATTTTAAAAATTCCGATGCAATTCCTGATTTTAATGATTGGAGCATTGGTATTTTCTTTTTACCAGTTTCATCCGGCGCCTGTTTTTTTTAATACCAAGCAATTAGACAAGGTGATGCAATCAGAAAAGTCAGATGCATTCCGCATTGTTGATCAGCACTACCGTGAAATCGGTGAACACAAGCAGCAGCTTGCAACTGAATTGGTGGCGGGAATAAAAAGTAATGATGCATTGAAAATAAAAGCGGCGCAAAGCTCCTTGCAATCATTGGATGCTGAAAGTAAAATGGTGCGTGGTGAGGCCATTGCATTGATTAAAGAAGTGGATCCTGCCGCAGACACCAACGATACCAATTATATCTTTTTAACATTCGTGTTAACCTATTTACCGAAAGGGCTGATCGGATTGCTGATAGCGATGGTGTTTTGTGCATCATGGAATTCAACAGCCGCAGAATTAAATGCATTGGCAACTACCACGGTGATAGATATTTACCGGAGATCCATTAACACTACTGCCACTCAGATGCAGTATGTGTGGGTGTCTAAGTGGGCTACTTTGGGCTGGGGAATTTTCGCTATTTGTGTAGCACAACTTGCCAATAAGCTCGGAAGCCTGATAGAAGCGGTGAATGTATTGGGCTCGTTGTTTTATGGAAACATCCTCGGTATCTTTCTGATCGCATTTTTTCTCAAAAAGGTGGCAGGCACTCCTGTATTCATTGCAGCGCTTATTACCGAGTTGGTGGTTATTATGCTTTATTCGCAAGATGCCGTTGCATTCCTTTGGCTGAATCTGATTGGCTGTATAACGGTCATGCTGCTTGCATGGCTATTGCAAAAATCGAGGTTCTTTAAAGATAAAATTCAGGCGTCCTGAATTATTCTGTTACAGGATTCCATCCATTGAATGCGCAATCATATCTGAATGCTATCTTGCTTAGTGAGTTTGTCCAATCATTGAGTTCCCGGAGTTTCATATTCATTCTTGAGCTGCTGCCGGAGACCACCCACAGTTCCTGATTATTGGCTGAAGGGTGAATTTTATTGAGATGATATTGCATAGAAGCCAGTTCCCCGCTCAGCTCCTTTGCTTTGGATGAATCGTTAGTAATGAAGAAAAAATCAATACTGATACCGCTTCTTTCATCCACACCGAATTGGCTGAGTTGCTGCACTTTACTTTCATTGCTTAAAACCTGTTGTGCAAGTTGGTTTCTTAACTGCTCTTCCGAAATAAATCTTTCTGATGGTTTGTTACATGCAAGATTCAGAAGTTGTGTCATCAAAATAATTTGCAGGAAACGGTTGACTTGAGAGCGCATATAATCTCCTGTTGATTTGCATGGTGATGGTGCCTTACCGGATCACCACTTCCCTGATAAAATCTTTTTCAATGGTTTCATTGATTCGTTCCACCATTTTATCGCGGGAGTACATCATTTCCTGGCGTAATGGAGCCGAACTGACGGTGACATACAATTTTTTATTGTTCACAAACATTTTTTCCGTGTACTTCGAAATGGTTTTACCGAATAATTGCTCCCAATGCTGTACCAAACGCACCTCATTCATTTTTTCCTTTAAATGATAAGAATGAAGAAGCTCCGCAATCACTTCTTTTAAGGGCTGGTCGTTCTGGCGTTTCATAGAGTGAAAATACGTAAAGAATCGGGGTGCTCAATATATTCCCACCGCAAATTCACGATTCAACATCTTAATTCAGTTTTATAATCGCAACTCAATCATTTTGTAGAAAACCGAAAGTTAATTTTTTGTTTCCCTGTTGAGAACCTGGATGGTTTTTCTGTAAAAGGCATTTGCCCGTGAAGGGGAATCACCGATACAAACCACTCCAAGTTTTCCAAACTGAGAAAGCGCACCAATTAAATGAAACATCACACCCTGTTGCGTGGAACCATCATATTGGAGCCGGTTAAAAATCGCGAGGTCTATCAGGTCTGGCGGTGTGAGGACTTTATAATTGTCGTTCTTCACATTATCAGAACTAAAATAATAACGTCGTTGCCCGTTTGCGGTGAGGTATATTCCTTTTTCCACGTCGTATTTGCCAACGGTAAGTCCTTGAAGGAGGAGGTTGGGATGCGTGGTACCACCTTTACGTAAATTAATTTCTACCGCATAGTGTTTCCAAACATTATTCTCTTTCACTGAAATGAAATCAATGCTGAAACGCCCGAGCACGCCATACTTTTTCATTTCTTCGGCAATGCGTTGTCCGTACTTTCCGATATCGCCCGCATAAGCTTCATTGGCCGGGAAATTGGCACCGATAAATATCTGGCCATCGTCTCCGCCAAGCACCTGGTCATGTGTTGATATTACTTCAGCATGGCCCAGGGGATCAATAAGGCATTGTACAGATGGAGAGGTTTTAATTTCTCCCGGAATAAATTCTTCCACAATACCTTGCATTTCCCTGAATTTACTCATGAATATTTCATAGGTAAAAGCGCTTGCAATAATGGTAAGGCGATCCTTTAAATGGTTCAGCACCCAATTTTTGATACCGTCTTTTTCCGGACAACCCGCATAAGAGAAGATGGCATTGCCCTCTCCGGAAAATCCCTCATTCACTTTGACTACAGCTTTTTTAAGAGCAGGATTATTTGCTTTAAGCGTGGTTAAAGCATCCGCAATATCAATTTCATCCTTAAGGTCTTCAAAACCCGGCGCCATGTCAATGCCGCATGCTCTGAAAATTTTACGGCTGCCACTTTTTGATCCGTGAAAAAGAAGATCAGGATCGCATGCAAACAACGGGATATTAAGACGCACTGACAATGTGCGTTCGAGATCGGTAGAGTTATAGACGGTGAAGTGAGCCGTTTCCGGATTTGGAACAGCATCCTTAATACGTTGCATCAATCTGCTTCGCTCCAGAATTTTTTCCGATAATGATCGGGCGGAGGCATCATAGCAACTGAGCAAGGTGAGCCGCTGGCGTGCATGGTCACCCGTGAT contains:
- a CDS encoding sodium:solute symporter: MSAPDWIVLCGTLLLILAYGIYRSRRHDDLHGYLLGNKSLKWYQVGFSIMATQASAITFLSAPGQAYTDGMRFVQFYFGLPLAMIFLCIFFLPIFHKLKIFTAYEFLEQRFDLKTRTLTAMLFLTQRGLAAGLTIYAPSIVLSSLLGWNIYWTNIFMGGLVITYTMMGGTRAVSITQLQQLMVIFAGMFLAAVMVVRLMPEGVGFIDALQVAGKMGKTNVITTNFSWNDRYNIWSGLIGGFFLSLSYFGTDQSQVGRYLSGKSIGQSRLGLLMNGILKIPMQFLILMIGALVFSFYQFHPAPVFFNTKQLDKVMQSEKSDAFRIVDQHYREIGEHKQQLATELVAGIKSNDALKIKAAQSSLQSLDAESKMVRGEAIALIKEVDPAADTNDTNYIFLTFVLTYLPKGLIGLLIAMVFCASWNSTAAELNALATTTVIDIYRRSINTTATQMQYVWVSKWATLGWGIFAICVAQLANKLGSLIEAVNVLGSLFYGNILGIFLIAFFLKKVAGTPVFIAALITELVVIMLYSQDAVAFLWLNLIGCITVMLLAWLLQKSRFFKDKIQAS
- a CDS encoding ribonuclease E inhibitor RraB, which gives rise to MTQLLNLACNKPSERFISEEQLRNQLAQQVLSNESKVQQLSQFGVDERSGISIDFFFITNDSSKAKELSGELASMQYHLNKIHPSANNQELWVVSGSSSRMNMKLRELNDWTNSLSKIAFRYDCAFNGWNPVTE
- a CDS encoding DUF721 domain-containing protein is translated as MKRQNDQPLKEVIAELLHSYHLKEKMNEVRLVQHWEQLFGKTISKYTEKMFVNNKKLYVTVSSAPLRQEMMYSRDKMVERINETIEKDFIREVVIR
- a CDS encoding carboxylate-amine ligase; the encoded protein is MMGSSANYPAFNKEMSPEKEVFPASGSELERQRFHELQLQLRQQFERVFPDMAAKKTVIVIPSLTIDQELQSRVTGALHYEERLLSLLMLLRMPRTQVVYVTSMPIDHVIIDYYLHLLPGITGDHARQRLTLLSCYDASARSLSEKILERSRLMQRIKDAVPNPETAHFTVYNSTDLERTLSVRLNIPLFACDPDLLFHGSKSGSRKIFRACGIDMAPGFEDLKDEIDIADALTTLKANNPALKKAVVKVNEGFSGEGNAIFSYAGCPEKDGIKNWVLNHLKDRLTIIASAFTYEIFMSKFREMQGIVEEFIPGEIKTSPSVQCLIDPLGHAEVISTHDQVLGGDDGQIFIGANFPANEAYAGDIGKYGQRIAEEMKKYGVLGRFSIDFISVKENNVWKHYAVEINLRKGGTTHPNLLLQGLTVGKYDVEKGIYLTANGQRRYYFSSDNVKNDNYKVLTPPDLIDLAIFNRLQYDGSTQQGVMFHLIGALSQFGKLGVVCIGDSPSRANAFYRKTIQVLNRETKN